TGACTTAGGCACAAAGTATGATTTGTGGGATACGATTGAGGATAAGGTTAGAATTTTTTTTGCCACCGCTTTTAAGCTAGAGTGCAATTTAATTGTGCATACTTCAGATGAGGTAAATAGCGCACTTAAAGAAGAGCAATACTTCTTTACTGATATTATAAAACCAAGGAGTTGTGTTTTATAAAAATGATAAACAGTATTACAAAAAAGCAGTCTTTATACTTTACCAAGCAACTGAACACTATTATTCTTGTCTTTCCTTTAGTACTGACCCAATACAAACCTTATACCCATAACTTACAACAACTTGGCTCAATGGCCGTTCATCAAGATGAGTCATTAATTGATATTTTTCCACAAGACAGTATAGGCTTAAACGCCGCTGCTTTCAACTACTCAAACAAGCCTATGTTAAAGCACGCTATTCTAGGCATTATAAAATCACAGAAGAAGAATTAAACTATTTAGGTGAAAGAGTAACTTGCTTACTTGCAAACCCTAACCGAATAGCCTTTGTAAAGAAAAGATTAAATCGTTTAGTTAGTGTACACTAACTCCTATATATCCTAATAATTATAATTTTGAATAAGCAAGCCAAGGCGTTATGATGAACATAAAAGAGCTGGAAAAAAATTGGGCTGACAGAGATTTTTCATTTGACATAGGCACCATAAAATCTGGTGATACTGTTGATGAGGCTGTTCACAATGATAAAGATGAACTGGTCCTCATGGAGGCCAGGAAATACGAATTTATTATTGACAATAAATCATTTCTGCAAGACGGCGGTGTTGAAATTATTATTCCAGCAAGGATTACACACCATTAAAAACATTGGTCCGAATGATTCAAAAATATATTATGGCTATAAGTCAAAAAAACTTATAGCAAGTTGTTTAACTCGTTAGCAAGGTGTTATACAATTAATTTAAAATGGAAAAACATTATGCACTTCTTTATTAGTGTTGTACTCTTAGTCGCTGTATTACCAACCATGAGTTATGCAGAGGAAAAGATTAAACACGTAAAAACCGAAAATATTTCTGAAATTAAAGCACTCCCTGATGATTTACGCAACTTGCTTTCTCAAGAAATGCAAGCATTGCAAAGCGGAATGATGTCCATCATTCCTGCATACATTTCTGGAAACTGGGGCGAAATTGAAACCACTGCTGAGAAAATGAAAAGTAGCTATATTTTGAAACAAAGCTTAACAAAAAGCCAAGTAAAAGAGTTACATTCAGCACTACCACATGAATTTTTTGAAAAAGATCAGAGGTTTCATTATTTAGCAGGCATGCTTGAACATGCTGCAAAAAACAGAAAGTCAGAGTTAATAAATTTTTATTTTTCTGAAATGAATGAGTCATGTGTTAGTTGTCATATGGTTTTTGCAACACATAAATTTCCAGCATTAATGCCAAAGACAAGGAGTAAGCATGTGCATTAAAATATATTAATCGTCAACACGTTGGTTGAATTTAGACGGTTATACAAAAATCTGAAGCACGCCCTTGGCTTTGTGCTTGGTTTCTTGCAATTCTTGTTTGGCAATAGAGTCAAACACAATGCCTGCCCCCGCCCTTAAAGTTAGTAGATTGTCTTGTTTGCTTATGGTACGAATAAGGATGTTAAAATCTATTTTTCCGTTACTGCTAATATAACCCAGTGAGCCTGTATAGGCTTGGCGCGGCATCTGTTCTAGTTCTTGAATAATTTGTATACAACGAATTTTAGGGCAACCAGTGATGGTACCACCTGGGAATAATGCACTAATTAGGTGCTTAATGGTGGTGTGTGGCTTGATTTTTCCTTTGATGTTTGAAACGATATGATGCACAAAGGGATAGCTTTCTAGCCCCATGATTTCATCAACTTTGATACTGCCATATTCGCACACCCTACCCAAATCATTGCGCTCTAAATCAAGTAGCATAATATGCTCTGCTCGTTCTTTAGGGTGGTTGATGAGTTGTTGTTTAAGGAGCTTGTCTTCACTGCCTGTACCCCGTGGGTGGGTGCCTGCAATAGGTCTGGTTTGTATGACGCTACCATCCACGCTAAATAGGCGCTCGGGAGAGGAGGAAATAATACTAAACGTTTGGAATTGTGCCAGTGCGGAGAATGGCGCAGGATTGGTTTTTTTTAGTGCTTGGTAAATTTGGGTTGGAGCAATATCATTGGTTAAGTGGTATTGCCACTGTCTTGAGAGGTTGACTTGAAAAACATCCCCTGCTTTAATGTACTTGCGACTCTTTGCCACACCTGATAAAAATTTAGCCTCGTCTTCAGCGGATAAAACACCTGTTAATTTGTGTTCAGGCACGGCTTTTAATTGCTCAATATCTGCCAATACTTGGTCTATTCTGTGTTGGTTGGCGAATTGGTCTAATAAATAAGCTTGATGATTGGTATGGTCAATAACAATCGCTGTGGGAATTTGCACGGCAATGGCAATAGGTTGATTGCTTGTGTGCATTGTTTGTTTTAAAGTCGGCTCTATTTGCCCAATTAATTCATAAGACAGATATACAAACCAACCACCAGTAAAGGGTAAATCGCTATGAATAAGCGGTGTATCAATACTGGCAGTGAGCTTGTCTAAAAAATCAAACCCTTCTAAGTGGCTTAGTACAATTTGTTTGTCAGGGTGTGCAAATAGTATCGAAAAACGATTACTAGCATTGTGATTAACACTTTCTAGCAAAAATGGATAGCGCACAGGATTAGCATAAGATAACGCCTCTAAAGCAACATCAGGAATGGGTAGAGCCTTCACTTTAATTGATGGTTAATTTATTTAACTTTGGCTTAGGGGTGATGACTTTGCTCAGCAGTTGTTTGGCTCTATTAATTGCTTTATGCGAGGGGAATTTAACCAACATTGCGCTTAGCAAGCCACGTGCTTTGTCTTGTTGGTTAAGTTCTATGTATACTTTAGCCAACTCAAACAAAGAGTTTGAAAACTTATAGTGCAATGGGTTTTGTTGTTGAAATGCAACAAAAGCATTTCTAGCATTGTAAAAATCTTCCTTGGCTAACCAATAGTGCGCATCTGAGGTGTGATTATTATTTGGATAAGTGGCTAAATATTGTTTAAACAAATTAATGACTTGGTCGTATTGATCCGTCACTAATAAGCTGCGCGCTTTCGTATAAATGCGCTTGGCTTTTTGATCATGCTCTCTGACTCTGAGCGTGGTTTTTACAATGGCGGCACTGGATTTTTGATAAGTGATTAAGTTAAACAACTCTTTGATTTTCCCAGTGCTTATTTTTTGCTGTTGCTCTAAAAGCTCAATTTTACCCAACAAGGCTTTATTTTTATGCACTAAGCACTTTATTTTTTGATTGTGATCCATCACCACTTTGGCTGTATTAATGCCTGCACTGACAGGCTGCCAAGCAAAAATACTTAAAAAAGCAACCAAACTAAGGTGATACATTAAGCTTTATTGATAAACAAACTCAACGCGTCTGTTTTTCTGCCATGCATCCTCATCGTGACGCTGTAGTATGGGCTTTTCCTCGCCAAAACTAATAACTTCAACCCTTAAAGAAAGATCATACAGACCTAATATTTCTTTAACGCTTAAAGCGCGATTTTCACCCAGTGCTAGGTTGTATTCACGTGTGCCACGCTCATCTGTGTGTCCTTCTAAGCGTAAATTTAGTGCTGGATTGTTACTCATAAAATTTACATGTTTGATGATTTGCTTGGTTGAATCTTCATCAATCTCAGTACCGTCATAGGAAAAATACAACACAAAACTAACGTCCGTATTTCTAAAATCTGCCACGACAACTGGTTCAACCATGCCTGATGTGTTTACACTTCTTTTAGAAAACCCTTGCGATTGAAAACTAGACTGATCTACCTCAATAACATTTTCTTGTGTATTCTCCGTCCTATCTTCAATGGTAGCCACGCTTGGCTTGGGTAATACTTTTTTATACAAATCATCCACGGATGAACATGATGACAACAGCACTATTGTTGTTGTCACGGACATTATTTTTAACATTTAACGTCTCCTATTTTAAATAATGTGACCAATTTGGCTCTCTAACTTCGCCTGCTTTACTAGCCAGCTCGAAAGTTTGACGACCCAATATTGAAACCACAGAAAGTACACTAGAACTATTTTTATTAGTAGCAAAGATAATCATACCGCCATTGGGTGAAAAAAACGGCGATTCGTCTAATTGATTATTTGTCATAATAGTCAAATCCTTAGTGGCAATATCCAGTAAAGCAATTCTATAATCTTTACCCACTCTATGCACCATAGCCAAGTTTTTACCATCAGGCGAAAAAACCGCTTTGGCATTATATCTGCCTTTAAAGGTTGCTCTGTTAATTTTACTGGTTTTTAAATCTTTAATATAAACTTGCACCTGCCCAGAACGATTGGAAGTGAACACAATTTTATCACCCTCTGGTGAGTAACTTGCCTCGGTATCGATGCCCACGTCTGTGGTTAGCCTTGTTAGTTTTTTAGAGGCTAATTGATAAGAATAAATATCTTTATTGCCGTTTTTGGATAGCGTGAGCAAAAGACTTTTGCCATTTGGATGCCAAGATGGTGCTGAGGCAATGCCATCAAAATAAGGCAGTTTTTGTGTTTTTCGGCGTACAAATGGATATTGGATGAACACTTCTGAACGAGCGTTTCTAAAAGACACGTAAGCAATTTTATTTTGGTCGGGCGACCAAGCGGGTGATAAAATAGGCTCTTTAGATTTTAAGATGGTTTGTGGATTTTGCGCATCAGAATCTGATATTTCTAAGCGATATTCACGCTCACCTTTGCCTTTATTGGTAACAGTAATATAAGCTAGGCGCGTATCAAAAGAGCCTTTTTCGCCCAATAAGGCATGATAAATTTGATCAGACAAGTAATGTGCAATTCTTCTGAAACCGCTATTGTGCACGGCAAATTTATCTTTATAGAGTGTTTTTTTAGAATAAACATCCAGTAGTTCAATTTCGACATTAAAGACTTTTTTGCTGATTTTTTCTAGCTTGCCAAGCACAATGGCTTCAATTTTTTTTGTCTTCCATTTATCAAAATTGGGCTTGTTATTAATCACATAATTTGCACTAGAGGCGCTAAATTCGCCTGATCGATTAAAGTTATCACGCATAATGTGCGCAATGGTTTTGCCTTGGCTTGTATCACCCACAACAGAAAAATCAGAAATAACAATAGGGAAAGCATTTTCATCTTGTTTGAGGATAGTAACTTCTAATACTGCCCAAGTAAGGGTGGTATAAAGTGATAAAGCAAAAACAAGCAGTTGCTTCATTCTTTTTCTTCTATCCAATTCGTCTGGATGGCTTCAAGGATTTTTTCGCCTGATTTATTTGCATCATCATCAAATTCATCCAGTGTAATCACCATCTGCTTAAGGTCAACAAAATTAACAATACTAGGATCAACCTCTGGATGAGTCTCTTCTAAGGCCATCGCAATATCTAGGGAGTCTGTCCAGTTCATAAAAAACACCTTGAGTCAAATCTCAATTTTAACCAAACTAAGGTTTGGCATGGGTAAAAATTTAGTCGCTTTTTTTAAATCACACTCTACTCACATCTCGAACAAATTCTAGTGTCTTTAACTGTACAAACACCTCATTTAATTGAGTAATATTTGCAACACTGATGACCATATTAAGTGATTTGATAAAATTATCTTTTTCTTGAATCTCTAAGTGTTCAATGTTGATGTTCATTTTTGAAATAACACTGGCAATAGAGGCAAGTGTGCCTCTTTGGTTAGCAACATCAACAGCAATCATTGCTTTAAATTCCTCGTCTTTATCTGCTTGCCAATCAATATTAAGCCATTGTGCATTTTTGTTCTTAGCATGAACCAAGTTAGCACAAATCACCCTGTGAATCACCATGCCTTTAGAAGTGGTTAAAACACCAGTCACTTTATCACCAGGAATGGGATGGCAACAATGTGCAAAACTAATGGCTTTGCCTTGAGTTTTATGAATGCTAATTTTTTGAGCTGCATACTTGGCGTTATCGCCTTGCAATTTGTTCAGTGCAACTGATACTAAAATTTCAGAGAGTCCAATTTTCATGTACATGTCTTCTTTAGAATCACAATTTAACGCTTTAAGACATGCTAACCACTGAGCTTCATCAATGCCATCTGTGTCTATATTTTGATAATCCAGTGCATTGGTTAATAAATACTCTCCTAATTGGATTAGTTCAGCAGCAGATTCGTTTTTAAGATACGCTTTAATTGAGGATCTGGCTTTTACAGTAATGGCAATTTGCAACCAAGAAGACCTAGGTGTGGCTCTATCATCGGTGATAACTTCAATGGTTTGCCCTGATTTTAATTCGGTGGAAATGGGAGTGTTAACTTGGTCAACCTTGGCTTTAAGGGTGTGATTGCCAATACTGGTATGCACCATGTAGGCAAAATCAAGCACGGTTGATTTATAAGGCAGCTGAATAATATCCCCTTCAGGGGTAAAAACAAACACCTTGGAAGGGAACAAATCTGCCTTGGTTTCTTCCAAAAACTCAATAGAAGTACCCGAATTTTGTTGTATATCCAGCAATGAACCTAGCCAGTTATTAGCCAATTCTGATTTATGGTTAGAGTTACTCTTATAGTGCCAATGTGCAGCAATGCCGTATTCTGAAATAAAATGCATGTCAGATGAGCAAATTTGCACTTCAATAAAAATCTTGTTAGGGCCAAATAACACCGTATGTAACGACTGATAGCCATTTAATTTGGGTAGTGCTACATAATCTTTAAACTTACCTGGTAGTGGTTTGTATAAATTATGAATAATACCTAGGGCTTGATAGCATTGTGCCACATCAGCCACAATAACTCTAAGCGCATACATATCTAGCACCTGAGAAAATTTCAAATGTTTAATTTTCATTTTTCTATAAATACTACAAGGTTGCTTTTTGCGACCATTAATATCAGCATTAGGCATGCCTTTTTGATCTAATCGGTTTTTTATTTCAGTTTGAATATGGCTGATAATTTTCTTGCGATTGCCGCATTGTTTTTTAATTTGATTAACCAAAACCTTGTTACGAAATGGGTAAATAATGGCAAAACACAAATTATCAAGCTCAACCCTAATGCTATTAAGGCCCAAGCGGCGTGCAATAGGTGCATGTATTTCTACCGTTTCTTTAGCAATTCTAAGTTGCTTATCCCGACGCATAGAACCGAGTGTTCGCATATTGTGCAAACGATCTGCCAATTTGATTATCATAACGCGCATATCATCACTCATGGCTAAGAACAACTTTCTAAAATTTTGTGCTTGCTTGTCTGTGTTTGAGTGAAATTCTAGCCCAGTTAGTTTGGATACGCCCTCTACAATGTGTGCAATTTCATCACCAAAATCACGCTTAATTTGCTCATAAGTGACTGAGGTATCCTCGATACAATCGTGCAATATTGCTGCCACAATACAATAATAGTCTAGTTTTAACTCTGCCAAAATCATAGCGACTGATATGGGGTGAAACACATAAGCCTCGCCCGATTGTCGATATTGCCCATCATGCGCCGTTGCTGCAACAATATAAGCCTGATAAACACCCTCAATCTGCCCTTTAGACATATAATTTTCTAGCGTATTACACAATTCGCTAATTAGGATTCTTCTATCAGGTGAATTCATTCAATATAGTTAAATTTAAGGATAAATCTTTGCCATTATAATGCAACCACGTCAGTATAATGCCCTCACATATCTGTAATAAACAATACCTTGAGTTATGAAAAAATTATTCATCATCCTGCCTTTTTTAGCATTATTACTTAATAGTTGTTTTTGGCAAGAAGAAGCTAAAAGAGAATCTATCGCCAAAGGCTGGTCGCCAAAAACATTCTTTGCTCAAGCTAAAGAAGAGGCCTTATCAGGCTCAACAGACAAAGCCATTGCGCTTTTTGAACAACTACAAGCAGCCTACCCTGGTTCAAAATATGCACTACAGTCTAAATTAGAAATTGCTTATGTATTGTATAAGGGCAAGGACTATGATCAAGCAATTGATCGCTTAAATAACTATATTAAGCTTTATCCAGAGCACTTCTCAACCCCGTATGCTTATTATTTACGTGGTGTTATTTCACAAGACAAATCTCGCTCGTTTTTGGATGACTACCTTACTGATAGCGCCCAACGTGATGTTAATTCAGTACGTGATGCTTTTAACTACTACCTAGCATTGATTGATAAATTTCCCAAAACTGAATATGCTGAAGAAGCCAAAACCCATCTAGTTATACTTAGAAATATTTTATCAAGGCATGAACTATTTGTGGCTATTTACTACACCAAAAGAGGGGCTAATATTGCTGCCATCAATCGCACTAAGTTTATCATTGAAAAATATCCAAACACACCTTCAGTACCTGCAGCACTACATTTAATGGCACGTAATTACGACGCTATTAGTGCAAATATACTGGCAAAAGATGCACGCCGCGTACTAAAGAATAGTTATCCTTCGTACACACCACATTACTCTTTAGAAAACTAAAATTCTTAATCAGCTCCAATGAATAAACAAGAAAGAGCTTTCGCATTTAAGATTTCTTTAATCATGGCCACGCGCATGCTGGGCTTGTTTATGATTTTCCCTATATTTTCAGTTTATGCTAGTGAATACACCAGCACCACGCCTTACCTAATAGGCTTGACTATTGGTATTTATGGCTTAACTCAAGCATTATTACAAATCCCCTTTGGCTATTTATCAGACAAGTATGGTCGCAAACCCATGCTAATCATTGGTCTTATTATCTTTTTTATTGGCAGTGTTGTGGCCGCTAACTCAACAGACATCATAGGCATTGTTATTGGTAGAGCCTTGCAGGGTGCGGGTGCTATTTCAGCGGTATTGATGGCATTTTTAGCAGATTTTGTTAATGAAAATCAACGTCCCAAAGCCAATGCTTTTGTGGGTGTGCAAATAGGCATAGCCTTTATGTTGGCCTTACTATTAGGTCCTATAATTAGTGTTAATTTAGGCATATCTGGTTTATTTTGGGTGATTGCTTTGCTTTCTGTTGTTGCACTGATTATTGTTAGCACCCTGCCCAACGCCAAACCTAAAGAGCAATATGCTTTGTCAATTGCAAACATCAAAAAAGTAATCAATATTGATTTACTACGGCTAGATTTCAGTGTCTTTGCACTACATTTAATTCTAACTTGTGCTTTTATCGCCATGCCAATTTTTTTAAAAGAAAACAATATTGTTGATATTAAAGACAGTTGGCAAATGTATTTACCTATTATTATCTTGTCCTTTGTTGGTATGTTGCCAATGGTTATTCTGGCTTCCAAATATCAAAAAATTAAACCTGTGTTTTTAAGCGCCATTGCACTGCTGATTATCAGTCAAATTTTGTTTTACCAAATACAACTTACTTACACTTCGTTTTTTATTCTCTTAACTTTATTCTTTATTGCTTTTAATGCATTAGAAGCCATCCTACCCTCGCTCATAGCCTCAAGTGCAAGCACTGATAAACGTGGCTTAGCAATGGGTTTGTACGCCACATCACAGTTTTTAGGTGCGTTTGTTGGTGGTATTGTTGGCGGATGGATTTACAACATGTCTAATCTAAATAGTGTATTCTTATTCACCACATTTATTGCAATTGTTTGGTGGATAATTATCCTAATAACAAAGCAAAAAACACCCATTAAACGGGCAACAGAAAATTAATCGGAGCAAAAAAAATGGCAGGAATCAACAAAGTAATTTTAGTAGGCAATTTAGGTCAAGATGTAGAATTAAAATACACCTCTGATGGCAGAGCAATAACCAATTTATCCGTTGCAACCAGTGAAAGTTGGACAGACAAAAATACAGGACAAAAGGTTGATAAAACCGAATGGCACCGCGTTAGTTTATTTGGAAAATTAGCTGAGATTGCTGGTCAATACCTACACAAAGGCTCCAAGGTTTACGTTGAAGGTAACCTAAGAACACGCAAATGGCAAGACCAAACTGGCGCTGACCACTTCACAACTGAAATAGTTGTGTCTGGTTTTAACGGCACATTACAAATGTTAGATCGTCGCGATAATGCTGATATGGGCGGTGCGCCCCAACCTCAACAATCAGCCCCTTCTGCGCCTGCACCACAGCAACAAGTTACAGCAGCGCCAATCTCAGACCCTATCGCACCTGTTGATAATTCTGGGTTTGATGATGATATTCCTTTTTAAAAGCAACAACATACACCAATAAAAAACCCATTTTCATGGGTTTTTTATTACATGCTCAAATGTGTTATTTATCTCGATTACTCCAATAATCAGCCTTGTTTGAAATCACCCAGCGTACACCGCCCTTAGGGTTTTCAACATCATCTTTATATCTAGGAATCAAATGCACATGTAAGTGCATAATGCTTTGCCCTGCTGCTTTACCATTATTCACACCAATGTTATAACCATCTGGAGAAAACTCCTCATCAAGAATAAGTTTAGCCTTTTGAATAGCTTTGGCAATCGCATTTTGCTCTTGCTCGGTAATGTCAAAATAAGTAGCAACGTGTCTTTTAGGGATAATCAACACATGCCCAGGAGAGGCAGGATAAGAGTCTAAAAATGTAATGGTTAAATCACACTGACCAATAATTCTTTCTTCGCGCAATTGACAAAACAAGCAATCTGTATTCATTTTTTTATTCCTAGAATAAATGATTATTTTGGATGCATATTTTAACCCAAGCCAACATTAATAAGCATAATGCTTTGACCTTAAAAATAGCAAATCAGGCAATAAAAAACCGGCATAAAGCCGGCTTTACTACGCAACTTATGATTTATCGAGTATCTTCAGTTGATACTGAAGGCTCATCATTTTCTGTTTCAGCCGTTACTGGAATTGCTTGATTGTAGCCATAATTCCAAGGGCTGTTATTCATTGCTCCAAACGAACTAGGGCTGGTATTAAACCCCCAAGGTCTGGTAGTGCCAGTATCAAAACTAAACGGCTGACCATTACTATTATTAAAAGGACTGAAGTTGTTATTAGTTCTAAACGGCGTAAAAGAATTATTATTATTCCAAGGATAATTTCCCCAATTGTTACCATTACCCCAAGGTGAATTGCCATAACTACTGCCGTTCCAAGGTGTATCGTTACCACCCCATGGTGTGTTGTTAACATTGCCATTACTCCAAGGCGTGTTGTTGCCAAAATTCATTGGACTGTTGCTATTCCAATTATTGCCCCAATTTGCAGTAACATTAAGTGCCAATGTTAGTAAAGAAATTGTTATTATTTTTTTCATACTTTTCCACTCCTTAATTATTAATTAATCGTCATTATAAACCTAATGTCTTACTTTTAGCGAAAAAAAACCAGCAACTAATGCTGGTTTTTAATCATAGCTTTTATACTATCTTGCTGTTGGTACTACTGGTGTAGCCATGTTAGGTGCAACGCCAGGTCCCCATGGGGTATTTACATAACTATTGGGTGCAAAACCATAACCATAACCATTGCGACCATAACCATAATAGTTATTGTTATTGTTATTCCAACCGTTATTGTCAAACTCATCAAACATATTGCCCATTTCTTCTGGATACCAACGAGGATCCCAAAAATCGTATGGGTTGTAACCAAACATG
This Abyssogena phaseoliformis symbiont OG214 DNA region includes the following protein-coding sequences:
- a CDS encoding aminodeoxychorismate synthase component I, whose amino-acid sequence is MKALPIPDVALEALSYANPVRYPFLLESVNHNASNRFSILFAHPDKQIVLSHLEGFDFLDKLTASIDTPLIHSDLPFTGGWFVYLSYELIGQIEPTLKQTMHTSNQPIAIAVQIPTAIVIDHTNHQAYLLDQFANQHRIDQVLADIEQLKAVPEHKLTGVLSAEDEAKFLSGVAKSRKYIKAGDVFQVNLSRQWQYHLTNDIAPTQIYQALKKTNPAPFSALAQFQTFSIISSSPERLFSVDGSVIQTRPIAGTHPRGTGSEDKLLKQQLINHPKERAEHIMLLDLERNDLGRVCEYGSIKVDEIMGLESYPFVHHIVSNIKGKIKPHTTIKHLISALFPGGTITGCPKIRCIQIIQELEQMPRQAYTGSLGYISSNGKIDFNILIRTISKQDNLLTLRAGAGIVFDSIAKQELQETKHKAKGVLQIFV
- the tolB gene encoding Tol-Pal system beta propeller repeat protein TolB, with product MKQLLVFALSLYTTLTWAVLEVTILKQDENAFPIVISDFSVVGDTSQGKTIAHIMRDNFNRSGEFSASSANYVINNKPNFDKWKTKKIEAIVLGKLEKISKKVFNVEIELLDVYSKKTLYKDKFAVHNSGFRRIAHYLSDQIYHALLGEKGSFDTRLAYITVTNKGKGEREYRLEISDSDAQNPQTILKSKEPILSPAWSPDQNKIAYVSFRNARSEVFIQYPFVRRKTQKLPYFDGIASAPSWHPNGKSLLLTLSKNGNKDIYSYQLASKKLTRLTTDVGIDTEASYSPEGDKIVFTSNRSGQVQVYIKDLKTSKINRATFKGRYNAKAVFSPDGKNLAMVHRVGKDYRIALLDIATKDLTIMTNNQLDESPFFSPNGGMIIFATNKNSSSVLSVVSILGRQTFELASKAGEVREPNWSHYLK
- a CDS encoding tetratricopeptide repeat protein translates to MYHLSLVAFLSIFAWQPVSAGINTAKVVMDHNQKIKCLVHKNKALLGKIELLEQQQKISTGKIKELFNLITYQKSSAAIVKTTLRVREHDQKAKRIYTKARSLLVTDQYDQVINLFKQYLATYPNNNHTSDAHYWLAKEDFYNARNAFVAFQQQNPLHYKFSNSLFELAKVYIELNQQDKARGLLSAMLVKFPSHKAINRAKQLLSKVITPKPKLNKLTIN
- a CDS encoding outer membrane protein assembly factor BamD — its product is MKKLFIILPFLALLLNSCFWQEEAKRESIAKGWSPKTFFAQAKEEALSGSTDKAIALFEQLQAAYPGSKYALQSKLEIAYVLYKGKDYDQAIDRLNNYIKLYPEHFSTPYAYYLRGVISQDKSRSFLDDYLTDSAQRDVNSVRDAFNYYLALIDKFPKTEYAEEAKTHLVILRNILSRHELFVAIYYTKRGANIAAINRTKFIIEKYPNTPSVPAALHLMARNYDAISANILAKDARRVLKNSYPSYTPHYSLEN
- a CDS encoding RelA/SpoT family protein; the protein is MNSPDRRILISELCNTLENYMSKGQIEGVYQAYIVAATAHDGQYRQSGEAYVFHPISVAMILAELKLDYYCIVAAILHDCIEDTSVTYEQIKRDFGDEIAHIVEGVSKLTGLEFHSNTDKQAQNFRKLFLAMSDDMRVMIIKLADRLHNMRTLGSMRRDKQLRIAKETVEIHAPIARRLGLNSIRVELDNLCFAIIYPFRNKVLVNQIKKQCGNRKKIISHIQTEIKNRLDQKGMPNADINGRKKQPCSIYRKMKIKHLKFSQVLDMYALRVIVADVAQCYQALGIIHNLYKPLPGKFKDYVALPKLNGYQSLHTVLFGPNKIFIEVQICSSDMHFISEYGIAAHWHYKSNSNHKSELANNWLGSLLDIQQNSGTSIEFLEETKADLFPSKVFVFTPEGDIIQLPYKSTVLDFAYMVHTSIGNHTLKAKVDQVNTPISTELKSGQTIEVITDDRATPRSSWLQIAITVKARSSIKAYLKNESAAELIQLGEYLLTNALDYQNIDTDGIDEAQWLACLKALNCDSKEDMYMKIGLSEILVSVALNKLQGDNAKYAAQKISIHKTQGKAISFAHCCHPIPGDKVTGVLTTSKGMVIHRVICANLVHAKNKNAQWLNIDWQADKDEEFKAMIAVDVANQRGTLASIASVISKMNINIEHLEIQEKDNFIKSLNMVISVANITQLNEVFVQLKTLEFVRDVSRV
- a CDS encoding MFS transporter yields the protein MNKQERAFAFKISLIMATRMLGLFMIFPIFSVYASEYTSTTPYLIGLTIGIYGLTQALLQIPFGYLSDKYGRKPMLIIGLIIFFIGSVVAANSTDIIGIVIGRALQGAGAISAVLMAFLADFVNENQRPKANAFVGVQIGIAFMLALLLGPIISVNLGISGLFWVIALLSVVALIIVSTLPNAKPKEQYALSIANIKKVINIDLLRLDFSVFALHLILTCAFIAMPIFLKENNIVDIKDSWQMYLPIIILSFVGMLPMVILASKYQKIKPVFLSAIALLIISQILFYQIQLTYTSFFILLTLFFIAFNALEAILPSLIASSASTDKRGLAMGLYATSQFLGAFVGGIVGGWIYNMSNLNSVFLFTTFIAIVWWIIILITKQKTPIKRATEN
- the ssb gene encoding single-stranded DNA-binding protein, which translates into the protein MAGINKVILVGNLGQDVELKYTSDGRAITNLSVATSESWTDKNTGQKVDKTEWHRVSLFGKLAEIAGQYLHKGSKVYVEGNLRTRKWQDQTGADHFTTEIVVSGFNGTLQMLDRRDNADMGGAPQPQQSAPSAPAPQQQVTAAPISDPIAPVDNSGFDDDIPF
- a CDS encoding OmpA family protein; its protein translation is MLKIMSVTTTIVLLSSCSSVDDLYKKVLPKPSVATIEDRTENTQENVIEVDQSSFQSQGFSKRSVNTSGMVEPVVVADFRNTDVSFVLYFSYDGTEIDEDSTKQIIKHVNFMSNNPALNLRLEGHTDERGTREYNLALGENRALSVKEILGLYDLSLRVEVISFGEEKPILQRHDEDAWQKNRRVEFVYQ
- a CDS encoding HIT family protein; this translates as MNTDCLFCQLREERIIGQCDLTITFLDSYPASPGHVLIIPKRHVATYFDITEQEQNAIAKAIQKAKLILDEEFSPDGYNIGVNNGKAAGQSIMHLHVHLIPRYKDDVENPKGGVRWVISNKADYWSNRDK
- the iscX gene encoding Fe-S cluster assembly protein IscX codes for the protein MNWTDSLDIAMALEETHPEVDPSIVNFVDLKQMVITLDEFDDDANKSGEKILEAIQTNWIEEKE